A single Dehalococcoidales bacterium DNA region contains:
- a CDS encoding response regulator transcription factor yields MKKISVIIADDHPVFREGLLRVFEGVKSLRCIGTAQDGEEAVRLAQELRPDVAILDINMPKITGVDAAKLIKNSCPETAVLMLSAYKYDHYIISSIKAGVDGYLLKNTPHNELINAIHMVHAGEGAFNNEAAGKILHKIAGSKGSVETAYPVLGPRELEVLDLAAKGMTNKQISYKLNISENTVGAHLANIFRKLKVESRTEAILHAMKMGLLSMDETAGEQET; encoded by the coding sequence ATGAAAAAGATCAGCGTGATTATTGCCGATGACCACCCGGTATTTCGAGAAGGGTTATTAAGAGTATTTGAAGGCGTAAAGAGCTTACGATGCATCGGTACCGCACAGGACGGCGAGGAAGCGGTCAGGCTGGCGCAAGAGCTCCGACCTGATGTCGCCATCCTTGATATCAACATGCCCAAAATAACAGGAGTCGATGCCGCTAAGCTGATTAAAAATTCCTGCCCTGAAACGGCAGTTTTGATGCTCAGTGCCTATAAATATGACCACTACATCATCTCATCTATCAAAGCGGGAGTAGACGGCTACCTTTTGAAGAATACCCCCCACAACGAGCTGATCAACGCTATCCATATGGTTCACGCCGGGGAGGGTGCGTTTAATAATGAAGCCGCCGGTAAGATACTGCACAAAATAGCCGGCAGCAAAGGCAGTGTGGAAACAGCCTATCCGGTACTGGGCCCCCGGGAGCTGGAGGTACTCGACCTAGCAGCGAAAGGCATGACTAACAAACAGATTTCATATAAACTCAATATCAGTGAAAATACGGTTGGTGCCCACCTGGCCAATATCTTTCGGAAACTTAAGGTTGAATCAAGAACTGAAGCTATTCTGCATGCCATGAAAATGGGCCTGCTTAGCATGGACGAAACCGCTGGCGAGCAAGAAACCTGA